The following are encoded together in the Neomonachus schauinslandi chromosome X, ASM220157v2, whole genome shotgun sequence genome:
- the NHSL2 gene encoding NHS-like protein 2, with protein sequence MPFYRRTVVPQRLCPRNPPQPLAELRDVSHLAALSLLRQLADLCGHSLALLEDLEGHLLALGRRTDSLCRRTVRLRRRLPCRLLGPEDDEEELAAANSGRENATATAHSRSSWRQPVNVFLSSGRPPSVEELLREAQLNLQSLLQEEYEERYPEARLLGQTFRSADEAPEPTPSPRPQAGRRLEFVLMPTKRQPSEDETTTQGVRAPEASLSLSTTAAKQAAWNSPSPLPILEEKRWLQPCSTHSDIVPINISGQQFDKHASLRHSLFNTETAVNPKSTLRRRRTIIGFSNFSQRDQGHGNRPAGSVARTATSDIRPSHSAPEGVHGRVAVGQEVQFPNLTSPGLRSPSSDPEEPLQVRGVTKAPGMESIGMVYSVPSSCNGPTESTFSASWKGDTFTYVTPSAVSQSNRVGENGRDPSSGNAWVPLHALPPLVPKEAATLLVTRDNPAGCSGSAGYSERPTQRRQASERPSKIGLLTSGTSRLETGPGGSSRFRERSLSVPTDSGAADVDYKEEQKASEACALPYASTSSEGSNSADNIASLSVQQEAQHRRQRSKSISLRKAKKKPSPPMRSVSLVKDEQALSPEGGSALPKDQRPRSLCLSLEHQARPSSHPDAQGHPAVPTVKDPEGTQLSHHWYLADWKSGDTYQSLSSSSTATGTTVIECTQVQGSSESLASPCTSRATTPSQLSIEVEAREVSSPGRPTGLMSPSSGYSSQSETPTPTVSMSLTLGHLPPLSGGVRVRPVVPERKSSLPPTSPMEKLAKSRLSFDLPLTSSANLDLSGMSISIRSKTKVSRHHSDTNFGAKLAQKTSPNQPVMPMVTQSDLRSVRLRSVSKSEPEDDIESPDYAEDTGAEVFTLPERKTKPPIAEKPPVARRPPSLVPKPPSVPEEYTLTSPTSAMTPKSSIQHTRPLPQDIYTVVRKPKPSSFPEGRSPGEPPAPSSLAFTPFASSSGAFFSGTQQPPQGTTEDGGPKARALPERISLQSQEEAERKKGKIPPPVPKKPSVLYLPLTSPTAHMEAYGAEPRLPLSPIITLQEEAKGPPTSDHPSPGTRTTSPLQAEGEREASPLGSSAEPSTEEKSVISDKTAEWIAEDDEDVFVASRTTEDLFTVIHRSKRKLLGWKEPGEAFAGGGRPSSHSPVKNPADSPVGESATPPGSSGGANLDAGRNDDFKALLQKRGSKATPKSRPSAAELLKTTNPLARRIIAQFSKDYETTDNPST encoded by the exons CTGCAGCTAACTCGGGTCGGGAAAACGCGACAGCGACTGCCCACTCGAGGTCGTCATGGCGACAGCCAGTGAACGTGTTCCTCTCCTCGGGCAGGCCCCCGAGTGTAGAGGAGCTGCTTCGAGAGGCGCAGCTCAATCTCCAGAGCCTGTTGCAAG AAGAATATGAGGAACGGTACCCGGAGGCCAGACTTCTGGGGCAGACCTTCCGCTCTGCTGATGAGGCCCCTGAGCCCACTCCTAGCCCAAGGCCCCAGGCTGGCAGGCGTCTGGAGTTTGTGCTGATG CCTACAAAACGGCAGCCGAGTGAGGATGAGACTACCACCCAGGGTGTGAGGGCCCCCGAGGCCTCCCTGAGCCTGTCTACCACAGCCGCCAAGCAAGCTGCCTGGAatagcccctcccctctgcccatcctAGAGGAGAAGCGGTGGCTTCAGCCTTGCTCCACGCACTCTGACATTGTGCCCATCAACATCTCTG GGCAACAGTTTGATAAACACGCAAGTTTGCGACACTCGTTGTTTAACACAGAGACAGCCGTGAACCCCAAATCCACCCTGAGGCGGAGGCGGACCATTATTGGATTCTCTAACTTTTCCCAGCGAGACCAAG GTCACGGCAACAGGCCGGCTGGCAGCGTGGCCCGCACCGCCACCTCGGACATCAGGCCCAGTCATTCGGCCCCAGAAGGTGTGCATGGAAGAGTGGCAGTTGGTCAGGAAGTTCAGTTCCCAAATCTCACCTCCCCAGGACTGAGGAGTCCTTCTAGTGACCCGGAGGAACCGCTCCAAGTGCGCGGTGTCACCAAAGCCCCGGGCATGGAGAGCATAGGAATGGTGTACAGCGTCCCCAGTTCTTGCAACGGGCCGACAGAATCGACGTTCTCTGCTTCCTGGAAGGGAGATACTTTTACCTACGTGACTCCAAGTGCCGTCAGCCAGAGCAATCGAGTGGGTGAAAACGGAAGAGATCCTTCCTCAGGCAACGCTTGGGTCCCTCTGCACGCGCTGCCGCCTCTAGTTCCTAAGGAGGCCGCTACCCTCCTTGTCACTCGTGATAACCCTGCAGGATGCAGTGGGTCAGCTGGCTACTCTGAGCGCCCTACTCAACGAAGGCAAGCATCAGAGCGACCCTCCAAGATCGGCCTCCTCACCAGTGGTACCTCAAGGCTGGAGACAGGCCCAGGGGGGTCCAGCAGGTTCCGGGAGCGGTCTCTGTCCGTGCCCACGGACTCGGGCGCCGCGGATGTGGACTACAAGGAGGAACAGAAGGCCAGTGAGGCCTGTGCCCTGCCTTACGCCAGTACAAGTTCTGAGGGCAGTAACAGTGCCGACAACATCGCCTCCCTTAGCGTGCAACAGGAGGCCCAGCACAGGAGGCAGAGATCCAAGAGTATCTCTCTCCGGAAGGCCAAAAAGAAGCCGTCCCCACCCATGCGCAGTGTCTCGCTGGTCAAAGATGAGCAGGCCCTCTCGCCGGAAGGTGGGTCAGCACTGCCCAAGGACCAGAGGCCCAGgagcctctgcctctccttggAACACCAAGCACGTCCCTCATCCCACCCCGATGCTCAGGGTCACCCAGCTGTGCCAACCGTCAAAGATCCGGAAGGTACACAACTCTCCCACCACTGGTATCTGGCTGACTGGAAGTCCGGCGACACCTACCAGTCCTTGTCCAGCTCCAGCACTGCCACTGGCACCACGGTCATCGAGTGCACCCAAGTTCAGGGCAGCTCAGAGTCTCTCGCCTCCCCTTGCACGTCCAGAGCCACGACGCCTTCCCAACTCTCCATCGAGGTGGAGGCCAGGGAAGTATCCTCCCCAGGAAGGCCCACCGGGCTGATGTCACCCTCCAGTGGATACTCCAGCCAGTCGGAGACACCAACGCCCACCGTCTCCATGTCCTTGACCCTGGGCCACCTGCCCCCTCTGAGTGGCGGCGTCCGGGTGCGTCCGGTGGTACCCGAGAGGAAGTCGTCGCTGCCCCCGACCTCGCCGATGGAGAAACTTGCCAAGTCACGGCTGTCGTTTGACCTGCCGTTGACCTCTTCAGCCAACCTGGATCTGTCCGGGATGAGTATCTCCATCCGAAGCAAAACCAAGGTGAGCCGACATCACTCAGATACAAATTTTGGGGCCAAGCTGGCCCAGAAAACGAGCCCCAACCAGCCCGTCATGCCCATGGTCACTCAGTCCGACCTCCGTTCCGTGCGCCTGAGGTCAGTCAGCAAGTCTGAGCCGGAAGATGACATCGAGAGCCCAGACTATGCTGAGGACACAGGAGCGGAAGTCTTCACCTTGCCAGAGAGAAAGACGAAACCCCCCATAGCCGAGAAGCCCCCCGTGGCCCGAAGGCCTCCGAGCTTGGTCCCAAAGCCACCATCGGTCCCCGAGGAGTACACACTCACCTCGCCGACCTCGGCCATGACCCCCAAGAGCTCAATTCAACACACGCGGCCACTCCCTCAAGACATCTACACGGTGGTGCGGAAACCAAAGCCCTCCAGCTTCCCCGAGGGCAGAAGCCCCGGGGAGCCTCCAGCGCCCTCGTCTCTCGCTTTCACACCTTTTGCCAGTTCCTCTGGTGCTTTCTTCTCAGGAACACAGCAACCTCCCCAGGGCACCACGGAGGACGGGGGCCCCAAGGCGAGAGCCCTGCCTGAAAGAATCAGCCTGCAGAGCCAGGAGGAGGcggagagaaagaaaggcaagatCCCACCTCCCGTCCCCAAAAAGCCCAGCGTGCTGTACCTGCCTCTCACCTCACCCACGGCTCACATGGAGGCGTACGGGGCCGAACCGAGGCTGCCTCTCAGCCCCATCATCACCCTGCAGGAAGAAGCCAAGGGTCCCCCCACCAGTGACCACCCGTCCCCTGGTACGAGGACGACTTCACCACTGCAGGCCGAAGGTGAAAGGGAGGCAAGTCCTCTAG GGAGCTCTGCAGAACCAAGCACTGAAGAAAAAAGTGTAATCAGCGATAAAACAGCCGAATGGATCGCCGAAGACGATGAGGACGTGTTTGTGGCTTCTCGCACAACGGAAGATTTGTTTACTGTGATACACAG GTCCAAAAGAAAGCTGCTTGGCTGGAAAGAGCCTGGGGAGGCCTTTGCCGGCGGCGGCAGACCAAGCTCGCATTCACCAGTAAAGAACCCAGCTGATTCTCCAGTCGGTGAGTCAGCTACCCCTCCCGGGTCAAGCGGCGGTGCCAACCTAGATGCTGGCAGAAACGATGACTTCAAGGCCTTGCTACAGAAGAGGGGAAGCAAGGCAACTCCAAAGTCCCGCCCCTCAGCAGCCGAACTGCTGAAGACCACTAACCCACTGGCTCGGAGAATTATTGCACAATTTTCAAAAGACTACGAAACCACCGATAACCCCAGTACCTAA
- the RTL5 gene encoding retrotransposon Gag-like protein 5, translating into MSEAAGNLNSLRMANVALREELNALRGENANLGLQLGRALAEVNSLRGNVSSYIRWPVPVVPVLAEENFEFPLSEIDAVPEGELPFLCWPPPRAEPEYASDELLISVIQDCGTSDAPVDPPPLAIPPPPALPPPPAKELPAQPPLPPLERPELEPFSGDPVYLAEFLMKLETFIADHEDHFPGGAERVAFLISFFAGQAKNWAISVTREGSPLRANFPRFLDEIRKEFCGPIPPSVAKKAIRKLRQGHCTLGSYADAFQFLAQFLSWDDCRLQNQFLKGLSEFFRKELLWSTEMADLDELILECVEIERKVRVPKPIPLPGVRNIFFPFAADPNEDSDEEDFHSDEDEETRRRRLYDREQRRRVRALQEEAREEEEKRKKQEEMRKKQLEEMKKKLEEKEEEDEDEEVDVDEEVDVETVKDEENKGEFVCPVPQPDPDADQEGDQEPEPESEDETQDDDLDEMMEMEPTVAHASSQTTGYYHENFLDASPPIVQPSRRRNQNRVPLLEGLPGTNSPFYSSPPLIRRAGRLGQRQIRRRPPVLFRLTPRQGGHRAARGRIRV; encoded by the coding sequence ATGTCCGAGGCCGCCGGAAATCTAAACAGCCTGCGCATGGCGAACGTGGCCCTGCGAGAAGAATTAAATGCCCTTCGCGGGGAGAATGCCAATCTGGGCCTTCAGCTCGGAAGAGCCCTAGCCGAGGTTAACTCCTTGCGGGGCAACGTGTCGAGCTACATCCGCTGGCCAGTGCCGGTGGTGCCCGTCCTTGCCGAGGAGAACTTTGAGTTCCCGCTCAGCGAGATCGACGCAGTTCCCGAGGGGGAGCTGCCTTTCTTGTGCTGGCCCCCCCCTCGCGCGGAGCCCGAGTACGCCTCGGACGAACTGTTGATTAGCGTGATCCAGGACTGCGGTACCTCCGACGCGCCCGTCGACCCTCCCCCGCTGGCCATCCCGCCCCCGCCGgcgctgcccccgcccccagccaagGAGCTGCCCGCGCAGCCTCCTCTGCCGCCGCTGGAGCGGCCCGAGTTAGAGCCCTTCTCGGGCGACCCGGTCTACCTGGCCGAATTCCTGATGAAGCTAGAGACCTTCATAGCTGACCACGAGGATCATTTCCCCGGGGGCGCCGAGCGGGTGGCCTTTCTGATCTCCTTTTTCGCGGGCCAAGCCAAGAACTGGGCCATCTCGGTCACCCGGGAAGGAAGCCCCCTGCGTGCCAACTTCCCACGCTTCCTGGATGAGATCCGCAAGGAATTCTGCGGCCCCATCCCCCCGAGCGTGGCTAAAAAGGCCATCCGCAAGCTCAGGCAGGGCCACTGTACCCTAGGCAGCTATGCAGATGCTTTTCAGTTCCTGGCCCAGTTCTTGTCTTGGGATGACTGCCGCCTTCAAAACCAGTTCCTTAAAGGCCTGTCAGAATTCTTCCGCAAGGAGCTCTTATGGTCCACTGAAATGGCCGACCTGGATGAGCTGATTCTCGAGTGTGTGGAGATAGAGAGGAAAGTGCGCGTGCCCAAGCCGATCCCGCTCCCGGGGGTCCGCAACATCTTCTTCCCTTTCGCTGCGGACCCTAACGAAGACAGTGATGAGGAAGATTTCCACAGTGACGAAGATGAAGAGACACGCAGGCGCAGGCTTTACGACAGGGAGCAGCGGAGGCGCGTGAGAGCTCTTCAGGAGGAGgcgagggaggaggaggagaagaggaagaagcaggaagagatGCGGAAGAAGCAGCTGGAGGAGATGAAGAAGAaactggaagagaaggaagaggaggacgaggacgaggagGTGGACGTGGACGAGGAGGTGGACGTGGAGACAGTCAAGGATGAAGAGAACAAGGGTGAATTTGTGTGCCCGGTCCCACAGCCAGATCCCGACGCCGACCAGGAGGGGGACCAGGAGCCGGAACCAGAGTCAGAGGATGAGACCCAAGACGATGACCTGGACGAGATGATGGAGATGGAGCCGACCGTTGCCCACGCGTCTTCCCAGACCACTGGCTACTACCACGAGAATTTCCTAGATGCTTCGCCTCCCATAGTGCAGCCCAGCAGGAGGAGGAACCAGAATCGCGTCCCGCTCCTGGAGGGCCTTCCGGGCACTAATTCGCCCTTCTACAGTTCGCCCCCGCTGATTCGCCGCGCGGGTCGCCTGGGGCAACGCCAAATTCGAAGGCGGCCCCCCGTGCTGTTCCGCCTCACTCCGAGACAGGGGGGCCACCGGGCCGCCCGCGGCCGAATTCGCGTGTGA